A single Marinitoga aeolica DNA region contains:
- a CDS encoding HD domain-containing phosphohydrolase — translation MKKVIFIILFLIFLTLLNAENLIVGIYENKPLTYKENNEYKGLAIDLLKEIAQKENWHLKYQYDSFPNLIEKIKNNEINILIALGKTKDRELFIKYPSQPFFTNWGVIYSKDNSIDSLLDLKNKKIAVLKNDIYYTHENGIKNLSQKMNLNIEFHEYNSYDEVLKAVRNNICDAGVVNRLYSNNPYNLHKTPIVFLPIEVYYGFSKNIKDDIINKIDYYLNKWKNEEDSVYFSLMRKYIFKDKILIPKWVNKALNTAVIAIITLFISSLTFYILFIKVTKKLKRKNEELEAYNSELTSMNEELEESYMNMEDINFKLIKLTKIMSKLKFSSTFDEFYNDLLRTAIFLIPEADYGSIIFIDSKKNQWKFLSAYGHNFEMLKNITYAAGHTPTKEKIKIIDNIIENEKIEMNEESYKILKAASKPIKQTMIYEIKLKEEQWINFCLDIDINSEKTFSEESKEIFEIFANLARAFWIEKLSYEYTKDTYLNLAKKLASIAEEYDDITGKHIYRVAEFSKFIAKKLNLDGKLIDDIYTYSPLHDIGKLLIDKSILLKKGPLNKNEWEEMKKHTIYGAKILDDPYFTVAKNIALYHHEKYNGEGYPYGLKGDEIPIEAQIVALADVYDALRSNRPYKKGFSHEIAVEIILKGDERTKPEFFNPEILKLFKNSHNEFKKIYNKLNEGMDIL, via the coding sequence ATGAAAAAGGTTATTTTTATTATTTTATTTCTCATTTTTCTAACTCTTTTAAATGCAGAAAATTTAATAGTTGGTATATATGAAAACAAACCGCTAACTTATAAAGAAAATAACGAATATAAAGGTTTGGCAATTGATTTGCTAAAAGAGATAGCTCAAAAAGAAAATTGGCATCTAAAATATCAATATGATAGCTTTCCAAATCTTATAGAAAAAATTAAAAATAATGAAATTAATATATTAATAGCTTTAGGAAAAACAAAGGATAGAGAATTATTTATTAAATATCCTTCACAACCTTTTTTTACAAATTGGGGTGTGATATATTCCAAAGATAATAGCATAGATTCATTATTAGATCTAAAAAATAAAAAGATTGCTGTCTTAAAAAATGATATATACTATACTCATGAAAATGGTATAAAAAATCTATCTCAAAAAATGAATTTAAACATTGAATTTCACGAATATAATTCATATGATGAGGTTTTAAAAGCTGTAAGAAATAACATTTGTGATGCTGGTGTTGTAAATAGACTATATTCTAATAACCCATATAATCTTCATAAAACCCCTATTGTATTTTTACCTATAGAAGTCTATTATGGTTTCTCAAAAAATATAAAAGATGATATTATCAATAAAATTGATTATTATCTAAACAAATGGAAAAACGAAGAAGATTCTGTATATTTTTCTCTCATGAGAAAATATATATTTAAAGATAAAATTTTAATTCCAAAATGGGTTAATAAAGCTTTAAATACTGCTGTTATAGCTATCATTACTTTATTTATCAGTTCTTTGACTTTCTATATATTATTTATAAAAGTTACAAAAAAATTAAAAAGAAAAAACGAAGAATTAGAAGCTTATAATAGCGAATTAACTTCTATGAACGAAGAATTAGAAGAAAGTTATATGAATATGGAAGATATTAATTTTAAATTAATTAAACTCACAAAAATAATGTCTAAATTAAAATTTTCAAGTACTTTTGATGAATTTTACAATGATTTATTAAGAACAGCAATCTTTCTAATTCCAGAAGCCGATTATGGAAGCATTATATTTATCGACTCAAAGAAAAATCAATGGAAATTTTTAAGCGCTTATGGACATAATTTTGAAATGCTTAAAAATATCACATACGCAGCTGGTCACACACCAACAAAAGAAAAAATTAAAATCATTGATAATATTATTGAAAACGAAAAAATAGAAATGAATGAAGAATCATATAAAATTCTAAAAGCAGCTTCAAAACCCATAAAACAAACAATGATTTATGAAATAAAATTAAAAGAAGAACAATGGATTAATTTTTGCCTTGATATAGATATTAATAGTGAAAAAACATTTTCTGAAGAATCAAAAGAAATATTTGAAATTTTTGCAAATCTTGCCAGAGCATTCTGGATTGAAAAATTATCTTATGAATATACAAAAGATACATATCTTAATCTTGCTAAAAAATTAGCTTCAATTGCTGAAGAGTATGATGATATTACTGGAAAGCACATATATAGAGTGGCAGAATTTTCTAAATTTATTGCAAAAAAACTAAACTTAGATGGAAAATTAATTGATGATATTTATACTTATTCCCCATTACATGATATAGGAAAACTTTTAATAGATAAATCTATTCTATTAAAAAAAGGTCCTCTAAATAAAAACGAATGGGAAGAAATGAAAAAACATACAATATATGGTGCAAAAATTTTAGATGACCCTTATTTTACTGTTGCCAAAAATATAGCTTTATACCATCATGAAAAATATAACGGAGAAGGGTACCCATATGGTTTAAAAGGGGATGAAATTCCTATAGAAGCACAAATTGTTGCATTAGCTGATGTTTATGATGCTTTAAGGAGCAACAGACCATATAAAAAGGGTTTTTCACATGAAATTGCTGTGGAAATAATTTTAAAAGGTGATGAAAGAACCAAACCTGAATTCTTCAATCCGGAAATTTTAAAACTATTTAAAAATTCCCATAATGAATTCAAAAAGATTTATAATAAACTCAATGAAGGTATGGATATACTTTAA
- a CDS encoding ABC transporter substrate-binding protein → MKKFLVLLVVVLSISMFAQVTIEFWHAMSGWRIQLLQSMANDFMKTHPNIKVNVQYTGSYRDTFNKTVAAVKAGNAPHVVQIYDIGTQAMIDGGIAVPIGDLIDEDPTIDKGAFLEQVTNYYTVDGKMYSMPFNSSTAILFYNKTMFKEVGLDPNKPPRTYDELIEYARKLQKKDANGNVIRYGLTWPTHSWFFEQLMAVQNAPLVNNGNGRVGIRPTEAVFNSQAGKNIFNLFKKMTDEGLLLNTKREDWSGARQIFISQKAGMVLYSTSDVKFFVETAKENGFEVGTAFLPKPDLSVQGGSVIGGGSLWILKDHPKEEIDAAWEFVKWMTEPEQQIRWHLETGYFPVRKDALEKLLSEGFYSQHPNYLTAIMELLLSKQTVNTNGAVMGVFPETREIIETEYENVINGKKTVDRALNDAAKQVTNALKRYNRVFK, encoded by the coding sequence ATGAAGAAGTTTCTTGTTTTATTGGTAGTTGTTTTAAGTATTTCTATGTTTGCACAAGTTACTATTGAATTCTGGCATGCTATGAGCGGGTGGAGAATTCAACTATTACAAAGTATGGCAAATGATTTTATGAAGACTCATCCAAATATTAAAGTTAATGTCCAATACACAGGTTCTTACCGCGATACCTTCAATAAAACTGTAGCTGCAGTAAAAGCTGGAAATGCTCCACATGTCGTACAAATTTATGATATTGGAACTCAGGCAATGATCGATGGTGGAATAGCTGTTCCTATTGGAGATTTAATTGACGAAGATCCAACTATCGATAAAGGTGCTTTCTTAGAACAAGTTACAAATTACTATACAGTAGATGGAAAAATGTATTCAATGCCATTTAATTCATCAACAGCTATTTTATTCTACAACAAAACAATGTTTAAAGAAGTTGGATTAGATCCTAACAAACCACCAAGAACATATGATGAATTAATAGAATATGCTAGAAAATTACAGAAAAAAGATGCAAATGGTAATGTTATCAGATATGGATTAACCTGGCCAACACATTCATGGTTCTTTGAACAATTAATGGCTGTTCAAAATGCTCCATTGGTAAATAACGGAAATGGTAGAGTTGGTATAAGACCTACAGAAGCTGTTTTCAATAGTCAGGCTGGTAAAAATATCTTTAATTTATTCAAGAAGATGACAGATGAAGGCTTATTATTGAATACAAAGAGAGAAGATTGGTCAGGAGCAAGACAAATATTTATTTCACAAAAAGCTGGTATGGTATTATATTCAACATCAGATGTTAAATTCTTTGTTGAAACAGCAAAAGAAAATGGATTCGAAGTTGGTACAGCATTCTTACCAAAACCAGATTTAAGCGTACAGGGTGGATCAGTAATAGGTGGAGGATCATTATGGATTCTTAAAGATCATCCAAAAGAAGAAATTGATGCTGCGTGGGAATTTGTAAAATGGATGACAGAACCTGAACAACAAATAAGATGGCATTTAGAAACAGGTTATTTCCCTGTAAGAAAAGATGCTTTAGAAAAATTATTATCCGAAGGATTCTATTCACAACATCCAAATTATTTAACAGCTATTATGGAACTATTATTATCAAAACAAACAGTTAATACAAATGGTGCAGTTATGGGCGTATTCCCAGAAACTAGAGAGATTATTGAAACAGAATATGAAAATGTTATAAATGGCAAAAAAACCGTAGATAGAGCTCTTAACGATGCTGCAAAACAGGTAACTAATGCTCTAAAGAGATATAACAGAGTATTTAAATAA
- a CDS encoding carbohydrate ABC transporter permease, producing the protein MSWKSKLTPYILLIPTFIIIIIFIYWPAAYSFKLSFYQESFFGNRSIFVGLDNFTDLFTDPEYYSVILTSFIYSFSSVFLTILIAFLISQLLVQNIPGTRLFRLFIFAPYAISPAIAGTLWSFLLTPTVGYLNYIFLELFGIDTDWLTTTPYAFIAVMLATIWKMLPFDLIFYIAGLQSIPDSLLESSMIDGANLWQRMWKIKFPLLSPITFYLFIMNFTTTMFASFGIIDIMTKGGPLGTTTTMIYKLYLDAFAFQNNGSAAAQSIVMFAIMGVITFIYFHNVEKSVHYQ; encoded by the coding sequence ATGTCCTGGAAAAGTAAGTTGACACCATATATTTTACTTATTCCAACATTTATTATAATAATTATATTCATTTATTGGCCAGCCGCATATTCTTTTAAACTGAGTTTTTACCAAGAGTCATTTTTTGGAAACAGGAGCATATTCGTTGGTCTTGATAATTTCACCGATCTATTTACTGATCCTGAATATTATAGCGTTATTTTAACATCTTTTATATATTCATTCTCTTCTGTATTCTTAACAATACTTATAGCTTTTTTAATTTCACAATTACTGGTACAAAATATTCCTGGAACAAGATTATTTAGACTTTTTATTTTTGCACCATACGCTATTTCACCTGCAATTGCAGGTACTTTATGGTCTTTTTTATTAACTCCAACTGTTGGTTATTTAAATTATATCTTTTTAGAACTTTTTGGTATAGATACTGACTGGCTTACAACTACACCTTATGCTTTTATTGCTGTAATGTTAGCAACCATATGGAAGATGTTGCCTTTTGATTTAATTTTTTATATTGCGGGACTACAATCGATTCCAGATTCTCTACTGGAATCTTCTATGATAGATGGAGCTAATTTATGGCAAAGAATGTGGAAAATTAAATTTCCACTGTTGTCGCCTATAACATTTTATTTGTTTATAATGAATTTCACAACAACTATGTTTGCTTCTTTTGGTATTATAGATATAATGACAAAAGGTGGTCCTCTTGGAACAACAACAACAATGATTTACAAATTATATCTTGATGCTTTTGCATTCCAAAACAATGGTTCTGCAGCGGCACAATCTATTGTAATGTTCGCAATTATGGGAGTTATCACTTTCATTTACTTCCACAACGTAGAAAAATCTGTTCATTATCAGTGA
- a CDS encoding carbohydrate ABC transporter permease → MASSISKRKKTNLILSEITLIIISLIIMAPVLLALSMSFMKPTEVYTFPPKLFPSSFHWQNYVEALQLVNLGRMLLNSAIVAFFITFGKLVTGTLAGYAFANFQFKGKNISFMILFITLFLPAETVMILPLFLIMKQFGWINTYYALIIPFTASATNAFLMRQHFLTIPKELSDAAKIDGATSMQYFWRILLPLSKSMLGGAALINFVYAWNLYLWPLIATMDDKMKTVQIGVKMLIDAEASNNWGTIMAGTMIALIPTLIIFFAIQNLFVKSLVSSGLKG, encoded by the coding sequence ATGGCTTCAAGTATTTCAAAAAGAAAAAAAACTAATTTAATACTATCAGAAATAACTTTAATTATTATTTCTTTAATAATAATGGCACCAGTTTTACTCGCATTAAGTATGAGCTTCATGAAACCAACTGAAGTTTATACATTTCCACCAAAATTATTTCCCAGTTCATTCCATTGGCAGAATTACGTAGAAGCTTTGCAGCTTGTAAATTTAGGAAGAATGCTTTTAAATTCAGCGATAGTTGCTTTTTTTATTACTTTTGGAAAGTTAGTTACTGGGACTCTAGCTGGTTATGCTTTTGCCAACTTTCAATTTAAGGGTAAAAATATTTCCTTTATGATATTATTCATTACCCTGTTTTTACCTGCAGAAACTGTAATGATTCTTCCATTATTCTTAATTATGAAGCAATTTGGTTGGATTAATACATATTATGCATTAATAATACCATTTACAGCAAGTGCAACTAATGCTTTTTTAATGAGACAACATTTTTTAACCATTCCAAAAGAATTAAGTGATGCTGCCAAAATTGATGGCGCAACATCTATGCAATATTTCTGGAGAATTTTACTACCACTTTCAAAGTCTATGCTCGGTGGTGCAGCTTTAATTAATTTCGTTTATGCCTGGAACCTTTATTTATGGCCCTTAATTGCAACAATGGACGACAAAATGAAAACAGTTCAAATTGGAGTTAAAATGTTAATTGATGCAGAAGCATCTAATAATTGGGGAACAATCATGGCAGGTACAATGATTGCCCTTATTCCAACATTAATAATCTTCTTTGCTATTCAAAACCTTTTTGTAAAAAGCCTTGTAAGTTCTGGACTAAAAGGATAA
- the recJ gene encoding single-stranded-DNA-specific exonuclease RecJ: MKKNWRVFWDSDNPLFTENLKLARRLSSETGLSEFLIKLLIVRGIKTKDEIEEFLYPDESTIIDPFLLKDMDKTVDLLLDIKRKKEKLVVYGDYDADGVTAAAVLYQGFKSLGWNVEAYIPNRIDEGYSLNIEAIDELYEKGFKNIITVDCGTTSLNEVHHAKEKGMKIIITDHHETQQILPQADAIVNPKRKDDIYPFKGLSGVGVAFKVLLAIHKTLNDSSFDPFSLIDLVALGTIADIVPLRSENRFFVKKGLDKLRTNPNPALKYLMKEIGIVPEDVKSYIVAYKIAPKINAAGRMADAMKAFELLMTEENKNLEKKVKQLLDLNSERQKHERRIYKSALSLMDINPDYHDSKVIVLSGKDWHLGVLGIVASKLSNKFNKPVLLVSTTSEDNTGKGSARSPQGISLIELMKNISKEHEDFFKEYGGHELAAGFTIDSEKIEYLRAEINKIYENIYGNKEPESEIEIDMEIENLWSTFFDDITALEPYGYQNPEPTFLIKNVSLEKVKIFGAEEENLAAIAKTEKGMIFEAVGYGILSNKRDGMAGNLKCNLVGNFRIERTFYNNQKVLKFYVKDIEFIGDSLTEKGNAGNLLISLHAKDNVHHLANYKYKILLDMIEQNRNAIFGPLKIKNTLLIEKIKNVISKGNKLIIIGASHLLLEYTYKIINQYISTEYIYYNKKSKIENTVLKSKKVILVTVPAYIQNIQRLNDFSKNLLIDEPIYSFAHPTIANIPEYVQLRKVIRSKNYEISILGTFYDESIKEFLKLSGYRVANVNTNVPSFEVVKEINSNKFKLIKDYLYNSKNLNIIVNDITPYRTLKPYISSTYEYSEDYIIYYSHKHTFFEKINIRELNKKGPSRILISEFANDGLSLEQKDRNSIIMLYDVPKTRIELLDLVSSWPHNKKDNIIFVMAYNTDFPTKFMYDFSRIYPSTEIMKKVYKIIKENDNININILAKNYFNDDVDLVKNIVDELIHAGIVINTSNGLKTMEDFRLDLIHKNVKSKESILDKWILKNSIRFFLNFKSRSLISLLNNQIAEVK; the protein is encoded by the coding sequence TTGAAAAAGAATTGGAGGGTCTTTTGGGACTCGGATAATCCTTTATTTACAGAAAATTTAAAGTTAGCGAGGCGTCTTTCTTCTGAAACTGGTTTATCCGAATTTTTAATAAAACTTCTTATTGTACGTGGAATTAAAACAAAAGATGAGATTGAAGAGTTTTTATATCCAGATGAGTCAACCATTATAGATCCATTTCTTTTAAAAGATATGGATAAAACTGTTGATTTATTACTTGATATAAAAAGGAAAAAAGAGAAATTAGTTGTTTACGGTGATTATGATGCCGATGGTGTAACCGCTGCTGCTGTATTATATCAGGGTTTTAAATCCCTCGGATGGAATGTTGAGGCATATATACCCAACAGAATAGATGAAGGATATAGTTTAAATATAGAAGCTATAGATGAATTATACGAAAAAGGTTTTAAAAACATTATTACCGTAGATTGTGGAACAACATCATTAAACGAGGTTCATCACGCAAAGGAAAAAGGGATGAAAATAATTATTACAGATCATCACGAAACACAACAAATACTTCCACAAGCCGACGCAATTGTTAATCCAAAAAGAAAAGATGATATTTATCCTTTCAAAGGGTTATCTGGCGTTGGTGTTGCTTTTAAGGTATTACTTGCCATTCATAAAACTCTTAATGATTCTTCTTTTGATCCATTTTCTTTAATAGATCTTGTAGCTTTGGGAACAATTGCAGATATTGTACCTTTAAGATCTGAAAACAGATTTTTTGTAAAAAAAGGGTTAGATAAGTTAAGGACTAATCCAAATCCTGCTTTGAAATATTTAATGAAAGAAATTGGTATTGTCCCAGAGGATGTAAAATCATACATTGTTGCATATAAAATTGCTCCAAAAATTAATGCTGCTGGTAGAATGGCAGATGCTATGAAAGCTTTCGAACTATTAATGACAGAAGAAAATAAAAATTTAGAAAAAAAAGTAAAACAATTACTTGATTTGAACTCTGAAAGACAAAAACACGAAAGAAGAATTTATAAATCCGCATTAAGTTTAATGGATATAAACCCTGATTATCATGATAGTAAAGTTATAGTTTTAAGTGGTAAAGACTGGCATCTTGGTGTTTTGGGAATTGTAGCATCCAAACTTTCTAATAAATTTAATAAACCCGTTTTATTAGTTTCAACCACTTCTGAAGATAATACCGGAAAGGGTTCTGCACGAAGTCCTCAGGGAATTAGTTTAATAGAACTAATGAAAAACATTTCTAAAGAACATGAAGACTTTTTTAAAGAATATGGCGGACATGAATTAGCTGCAGGTTTTACTATAGATTCGGAAAAAATTGAATATTTAAGAGCTGAAATAAATAAAATATATGAAAATATATATGGAAACAAAGAACCAGAATCCGAAATTGAAATTGATATGGAAATCGAAAATCTGTGGAGTACTTTTTTTGATGATATAACCGCATTGGAACCTTATGGATACCAAAATCCCGAACCAACATTTTTAATAAAAAATGTTTCTTTAGAAAAAGTAAAAATTTTTGGTGCTGAAGAAGAAAATCTTGCCGCTATTGCTAAAACAGAAAAAGGTATGATCTTTGAAGCTGTGGGCTACGGTATATTATCTAATAAAAGAGATGGAATGGCTGGAAACTTAAAATGTAATCTCGTTGGTAATTTTAGAATAGAAAGAACCTTTTATAATAATCAAAAAGTTCTAAAATTTTATGTAAAAGACATTGAATTCATTGGTGATTCATTAACCGAAAAGGGTAATGCTGGTAATCTTTTGATTTCTTTACATGCAAAAGACAATGTGCATCACTTAGCTAACTATAAATATAAAATATTATTGGATATGATAGAACAAAATAGAAATGCTATATTTGGTCCATTAAAAATTAAAAATACCCTGCTAATAGAAAAAATTAAAAATGTTATATCAAAGGGTAATAAATTGATTATTATAGGTGCATCTCATTTATTACTTGAATATACATACAAAATTATCAATCAATATATTTCTACAGAATATATATACTATAACAAAAAATCAAAAATAGAAAATACTGTTTTAAAAAGTAAAAAAGTTATATTAGTAACTGTTCCCGCTTATATTCAAAATATTCAAAGATTAAATGATTTTTCAAAAAATTTATTAATAGACGAACCTATATACTCTTTTGCACATCCAACTATAGCAAATATTCCTGAATATGTACAATTAAGAAAAGTTATAAGATCTAAAAATTATGAAATTAGCATTTTAGGAACTTTTTATGATGAAAGTATAAAAGAATTTTTGAAATTAAGCGGATATAGGGTTGCAAATGTAAATACAAATGTTCCTTCTTTTGAAGTGGTTAAAGAAATTAATTCAAACAAATTTAAATTAATAAAAGATTATTTATATAACTCTAAAAACTTAAATATAATAGTAAACGATATTACACCTTACAGGACATTAAAACCATATATATCCTCAACATATGAATATTCAGAAGATTATATTATTTATTATTCCCATAAACATACATTTTTTGAAAAAATAAATATCAGAGAATTAAATAAAAAAGGACCATCAAGAATCCTCATTTCAGAATTTGCAAACGATGGATTATCTCTTGAACAAAAAGATAGAAATTCTATTATAATGTTATATGACGTTCCAAAAACACGCATTGAATTATTGGATCTTGTTTCATCATGGCCTCACAATAAAAAAGATAATATTATATTTGTCATGGCTTATAACACTGATTTCCCAACAAAGTTTATGTATGATTTTTCAAGAATATATCCATCAACTGAAATTATGAAAAAAGTATATAAAATTATAAAAGAAAATGACAATATAAACATCAATATTCTTGCAAAAAATTATTTTAATGATGATGTTGATTTAGTAAAAAATATTGTAGATGAATTAATACATGCAGGTATAGTCATAAATACATCTAATGGGTTAAAAACTATGGAAGACTTTAGATTAGATTTAATACATAAAAATGTCAAATCAAAAGAAAGCATTTTAGATAAATGGATACTTAAAAATTCTATAAGATTCTTTCTGAATTTTAAATCAAGGAGTTTAATTTCATTATTAAACAATCAAATTGCGGAGGTTAAATGA
- the ruvX gene encoding Holliday junction resolvase RuvX, whose translation MNYIGLDYGLSKTGIAISDSVLKIATIKGTVNTDKILTVLENNIYKKDDIFIVGLPISMSGRYSKQTFETIDFCIKLKEKFKTDIFLIDERLTTQQSYTMTKNFLNAKKAKKTKDQNSALFILQRYLDNPNQGIKLEKRQIYKMENIEYDSILINEIIIKNSNIYNKADIFTKDPYIFWWYFKRNKKSTTLIDDLNSEYDILLTKNNVLNSNIKFKKIRIIGD comes from the coding sequence TTGAATTACATAGGTCTTGACTATGGATTAAGCAAAACAGGTATTGCAATTAGTGATTCAGTCTTAAAAATTGCTACTATAAAAGGAACTGTTAATACAGATAAAATATTAACTGTATTAGAAAATAACATATACAAAAAAGATGATATTTTTATAGTCGGTTTACCAATATCAATGTCTGGCAGATATTCTAAGCAAACATTTGAAACCATCGACTTTTGCATAAAATTAAAAGAAAAGTTTAAAACTGATATTTTCTTAATAGATGAACGCCTAACCACTCAACAAAGTTATACTATGACAAAAAACTTTTTAAATGCCAAAAAGGCAAAAAAAACAAAGGATCAAAATAGTGCTTTGTTTATTTTACAACGATACCTGGATAATCCAAATCAAGGAATAAAATTAGAAAAGCGTCAGATTTATAAAATGGAAAATATTGAATATGATTCAATTTTAATAAATGAGATTATTATAAAAAATAGTAATATTTATAACAAAGCTGATATTTTCACAAAAGACCCTTATATCTTTTGGTGGTATTTTAAACGCAATAAAAAATCAACAACACTTATTGATGACTTAAACAGCGAATATGATATTTTATTAACAAAAAATAATGTATTAAATTCAAATATAAAATTCAAAAAAATTAGGATAATAGGTGATTAA
- a CDS encoding AI-2E family transporter, translated as MSKSLWFIISYLIGFLILLKIFPTIVGSLVIALFFTILIDVIASYLEKIKISRKITAPLAAVIFYGAIVYAFYSLIPITIEESTKAFEVLKGINFNSIPGKTGEIINTLLDTAGKYLNDLIIQLAGYLASNISNYITVALLLIVASGYMAIASKRLWLSIDKFFPNSEIKSTKKFLLKTYSDLRKFVSGQIITALFVGIITWFMALILGFPYAIFLGILAGITDFIPYLGVFITAFPLILLGFTNFELIGIIKALTILITANQIETWILAPRISGGKVNLNWFLILISMFIFGQTFGVVGVLITIPLLIIFKNIWGMYIIQYLKNI; from the coding sequence ATGTCCAAATCTTTGTGGTTTATCATTTCATATCTAATTGGATTCTTGATTTTATTAAAAATATTCCCTACAATAGTAGGAAGTTTAGTTATTGCTTTGTTTTTTACTATATTAATAGATGTAATTGCTTCATATCTTGAAAAAATAAAAATATCAAGAAAAATAACAGCACCATTAGCTGCCGTGATTTTTTATGGTGCAATTGTTTATGCTTTTTATAGTTTAATTCCTATAACTATTGAAGAAAGCACAAAAGCTTTTGAAGTGCTTAAAGGTATAAATTTTAATTCAATCCCTGGAAAAACTGGAGAAATTATAAACACTTTACTCGACACTGCAGGTAAATATTTAAACGATTTAATCATACAATTAGCTGGATACTTGGCTTCAAATATTTCCAATTATATTACTGTCGCATTATTATTAATAGTAGCATCAGGTTATATGGCTATTGCCAGTAAACGGTTATGGTTATCTATTGATAAATTTTTCCCAAATTCAGAAATAAAAAGCACAAAAAAATTTTTATTAAAAACCTATAGCGATTTAAGGAAATTTGTTTCTGGTCAAATAATAACTGCTCTATTTGTTGGTATAATAACATGGTTCATGGCACTAATTCTTGGATTTCCATATGCAATTTTTTTAGGAATACTTGCTGGTATTACAGACTTTATACCTTATCTAGGTGTATTCATAACTGCATTCCCACTTATTCTTCTTGGATTTACAAATTTTGAATTAATCGGAATAATAAAAGCTTTAACTATTTTAATTACCGCCAATCAAATTGAAACATGGATTCTTGCTCCAAGAATTTCTGGTGGTAAGGTTAATCTTAATTGGTTCCTTATTTTAATTTCAATGTTTATTTTTGGTCAAACATTTGGGGTAGTAGGAGTTTTAATAACAATACCTCTTTTAATAATATTTAAAAATATATGGGGAATGTATATAATTCAATATTTAAAGAATATATAA
- the rsmA gene encoding 16S rRNA (adenine(1518)-N(6)/adenine(1519)-N(6))-dimethyltransferase RsmA: MKTGDWLKKYNIYLKKSLGQNFLATEVYAKKIVQKSGITNEDTVIEIGPGAGTLTEALAKTGAKIFAFEIDQRLNPLLVERFQNYNNVNIQFIDFLKADLSNFEKPKYVANIPYYITSPILEKIFLETPDFQLATLMVQKEYGDRMLARSGKNYSPLSIFVQFFCNVEKLITVPPHAFIPNPKIDSVVIKLTPKENIPDIDKNKFFKFIHIAFSQRRKTIKNNLKQLFGDKTEEILKKCNIDSKTRPENITIDQFINLFIISKSYNK; encoded by the coding sequence ATGAAAACAGGTGATTGGTTAAAAAAATATAATATATACCTTAAAAAAAGCCTTGGTCAAAATTTTCTTGCAACAGAGGTATACGCAAAAAAAATTGTTCAAAAATCTGGAATTACCAATGAAGATACTGTAATTGAAATAGGTCCTGGTGCAGGAACACTAACAGAAGCATTGGCAAAAACAGGTGCAAAAATTTTTGCATTTGAAATAGATCAGAGACTCAATCCATTATTAGTAGAAAGATTTCAAAATTATAATAACGTAAACATTCAATTTATCGATTTTTTGAAAGCGGATTTATCCAATTTTGAAAAACCTAAATATGTCGCAAATATTCCATATTACATTACATCACCAATTTTAGAAAAAATTTTTTTAGAAACTCCGGATTTTCAATTAGCTACATTAATGGTTCAAAAAGAATATGGCGACAGAATGCTTGCAAGATCCGGAAAGAATTATAGTCCCTTAAGTATATTTGTGCAATTTTTCTGCAATGTTGAAAAATTAATAACGGTTCCACCACACGCTTTTATTCCTAATCCAAAAATAGACTCTGTAGTTATCAAATTAACTCCAAAGGAAAATATTCCTGATATTGATAAAAATAAATTCTTCAAATTTATACATATAGCTTTTTCGCAAAGAAGAAAAACAATAAAAAATAACTTAAAACAACTTTTTGGAGATAAAACTGAAGAAATATTAAAAAAATGCAATATCGATTCCAAAACTCGTCCAGAAAACATCACCATAGATCAATTTATAAATCTCTTTATTATTTCTAAATCTTATAATAAATAG